gtgttttacgcgttgttatatatatatatatatatatatatatatatatatatatatatatatatatatatatatatatatatatatatatatatatatatatatatatatattgtatacgtataatgttgtattgtcgtgatgtagctaaccttctggttgtagcttattgacattgttcacaacgttgtttgcgaacttactatattgttggtgttgttagcttgtgcgtagtgaacgtacggtatgctaggtttagcttgccttatacttggatgctccagtatgtgctatttgattattgttgtggcgtgtccattttatgcatatatatgtatgtagtatattctcactcactaagcgttagcttaccctctcgttgtttacatttttatagattgcatggatgaggtggctcgggtaagcgtgggaactagtggacttgcgtagtttgctttagaagacttgcttttggatttgattaggattggtagCGTATCCCCactcccatgctcggtctatgttttgaatttaactaagtgggttgaaatggtcactttgtggtaATTTGGGTCCATGTGGGCCCGttattgtaaaactcggttttattgtggaaaactcttagttttacttattatagcatattgtgaaagtgtcttggtttaaaagtgtcgggaagcgggtttttccccCGTGTGAAATCGTTAAGCAAAACAGAATCTGGCAggcattctggacgccgtccagatctgctggacgccgtcctggtcttaagGACTGGacccgtccaagcttttggacgccgtccagaagggctgtctcaggaaagaaaaaaaatttggcacgttttcggatggttaacgggttgggttgttacaaagttGGATGGTTTTGTAATCACGGTTTGTTCCcggtattaatattgaaaaatgtgcaaatatatgcttatatatatatatatatatatgtgtgtgtgtgtgtgtgtttttttttttttttttagaattatttgtatttgtattgtatAGATTGGTATTATTAATTTAAAAGGTAataacataaagtaaatttttcatGGTACAAAAAAATTAACAAAAAAATTAACAAAAGACATAAAAAGACATGTTGCATAAGTCATTGAAAAATATACTCATGTGTGTACAAAAAAAAAGGTAATCAATCATATGTTTTAACAATTGTTATTTGTCTGCAACCTCGTCTACTTCCTGATGGTCTTCTCTAAAGTAGATTGTATTATTTCCAACAACAACTTCATTCAAAGGTTGAACACCGACTGAAAATGGCGGTAACTCGTCAAATTGGTCGTACTCATCCTCATCAACAACGTTCTCGACACCAACAATCCATCGTTTTCCATACTGAACCACATGCCATCTAGGATCCTTTGGGTCTTCGATAAAGAATACTTGAGTAACTAGTTTTGCTAGAATGAATGGTTCTTCTTTATATCCATTGGTGGAAAGATTAACAGTTGTAAAACCATCTTCATCAACTTGAACACCGCGATCATTATCAACCCACTTACACTTGAACAAGGGTATAGTGTACGAATCACCATAATCTAATTCCCGTATTTCTTGAATGACACCATAATAAGATTTTTTAGCGATCCTTGATCTTTTTTCACGATTGACCATGGTGAATTCCGTCGACGAGGCTATCaccgtgacaccgctatttttccATATTACTCTTCTTATCTTGAGCTTTAGTGTAAAAGGTATACCCATTTATGTCATATCCTTGATATTGGAACACATGTTTAGGTGCGAATCCCAAAGCTTCGACCGTTTTATCAATATTTGGAAGTGTCCTCCTAACTTTGTCTTTCAACCATTCTGAAAAAGTTATTTTATGTTGATTTGCCAACCACTTTGCACTCTTTTTAGGGTTTTGTTGTCTCAAGAATGACATGTGTTCTTGTATGAACGGATCAATAGATGTAGTGTGTTGTAAGACATTAAAATGAGCCTCTTGATAATCGGCAACATTTGAATAGCCCGTCTTGTGCCCAAGTGTCCCTTGACCTGATAGTCTTCCATCATGATGACTTTGTGgaatcccgacacttttaaacccatCCATATAGTTTGTGCAGAATTCGATCACCTCTTCGGATGCATATCCTTCAACGATACTGCCTTCTGGTCGATTAAGGTTCCTTACATAACCTTTCAAGATACCCATATATCTTTCAAATGGATACATATACCGTAAGAAAACTGGGCCACATGCCTTTATTTCTCCTACAATATGAGATACCAAATGAACCATGACATCAAAGAAAGAAGGTGGAAAGTACATCTCGAGTTCGCAAAGAGTAAGTATGATATCTCTTTGATATTCATCCAGCACATCAGGATCAATCACCTTTGAATGAATCATGTTGAAAAATAAGCATAGTTTTGTTATTGTGTGTCGAATACGGTTGGGTAGAATTCCACGAATTGCGATAGGAATCATATGGGTCATTAGTACATGACAATCATGTGACTTCATACCAAGCAACTTCAAATCTTTCATCGAAACCAACTTCCTAATGTTAGCAGAGTATCCTGATTGAACCTTAATATCATGTAAACATTGACAAAATTTAGTTTTCTCAACCTTCGACATAGTATAACAGGCCGGAGGAAGAAACTTGGTGGACCTTCCATCAATATCTTTAGGTTGTAGCTCTGGTCTGATATTCATTAATTCCATGTCCCTTCTAACTTTAATTCCATCTTTTGTTTTTCCAGGAATGTTCAACAGTAACCCTATCAAACTTTCACACACATTTTTCTCAATATGCATAACATCAATACAATGTCGGACTCGTAAATGCTTCCAGTAGGGTAATTTCCAAAAAATAGACTTTTTCTTCCAAATACCTTTTGGAGGACCAAAACCTTTCTTTCCCAACACAACATTTATATTAGcaactttggagagtgtagtttctCCATCCAATGGTGGTGGTAGTTTTCTATCCTCTATAGTACCATCAAATAAATCTGCCTTTTTACGATACGGGTGATTCTCAGCAAGCTCTCTCCGATGCCCCATAAATGCCGATTTCTTACAATTTTTGAGCCATATCGAGTGAGTATTTTCCTCACAAATAGGACATGCCTTTTTCCCCTTCGTACTATATCCAGACAATTACCATAAGTAGGAAAATCATTAATGGTGCAAAAAAGCATTGCCCGTAGTTGGAAGTATTCTTTCTTGTATGCATCATAAACGTGTATGCCGGTACTCCATAATTCCATCATTTCATCAACTAATGGTTGCAAATAAACATCAATGTCGTTTCCAGGTTGCTTTGGGCCTTGAATCAAAAGAGACATCATTATGTATTTTCTTTTCATACATAGCCAAGGCGGTATGTTATAAATGCATAGAAGAATAGGCCACGTGCTGTGATGGCTACTCAAATCTCTGAACGGAATAATTACATTTGAACTGAGTCCGAACCTTATATTACATATCTCATCCCCAAATTCTTCAAAATCTTTATCAAAATTTTTCCATTGATGTGAATCGGCCACATATCGCATTTTACCATCATTTTTACGATCTTCAGCATGCCAACGTAATAATTTTGCATCTTTCTCATTCGCAAATAATCTCTTTAATCTTGGTATGATAGGCAAGTACCACAATAATTTTGCAGGAGGTCCATTTTCCGACACATCACTATCAACATTATCAGTCAGTTTTCCACGTTTATACCTAGATGTACCACATACCTTACATTGATGAAGGTCTTTGTCTTCATTCTTGTATAACATACAATCATTTGGACAAGCATGTATTCTCTGTATTTCCAATCCCATTGGGAACATTAATTTCTTTGATTGGTATGTTGAAACCGGCAACTCATTACCTTCTGGTAGCATTTTGTTCAACAACTCTAACAGGCTAGTGAAACTTGTGTCGCTCCAACCATTGTTTGATTTTAAATTAACCAGTTGTATCACGGCGGAAAGTTTTGTAAAATTCATACAACCGGTATATAAAGGTTTTTCAGCGTCAACAAATAGTTGTTGTAATCTGTCATGATACTTTTCAGCAACATTATCCTCCATATCCAAATCGTCAAACATGTCATCAAAATTAACATTATTGTCACTATTGTATGAATCTTCTTCATTATCGGTATCGTTATCCGAAACAGACGGGTTAAGGTCTGCTAATGACTCACCATGAAAAGACCAACATGTGTACCCTCTCATAAATCCGTGTGCAATTAGATGACTTTTGATATCGGTTGAATCAGCATACCACCGTGCATTTTTGCATTTCTTACAAGGATAACTAACTGCAGTGTTTCCTTTTTCTAGTTGATCAGTCTCGGCAACTGTAATAAATTCATCTACACTATCCATAAACTCAGAGGTAGCATGACCTATCTCGTACATCCAAGTGTTTCGATCTATCTACAAGCAACATTGAAAAaagttaatacattattaataattaagAATGTAAAAAGTTGGAAAAGGGACTAGAACCCACGACCTCCTCTCTACCAAGCAACATCCTAACCATCTAAGCAATTGTGTTAACCTGACTGATttacatttattttctataaaaatATCACGTATCGTCTACTGTTAAAAaaaaccccaaatcaaaatcaattaaGTTTTTATCAATCATAATCCCATTACCTCATTATCATTTCTCTTTTGTTACCTCAATTGAGTTTTTATCTGGCTGTGTTCTAAAAAAACCCGCAAAGTAACCCAAATCACTTGAATATGTAAACCCTAATTGTTCGATACCCTATTCGATTTCTGTTCTATTTTAGATTCGGTCTCTGCACGATTCTACTTTGCTACCATGCCTTACACGAAGCAACTTATTACAAGTGAAAAAGAGTGTATTTCAAAGGTTAATTCCtatcattaattataattaataattaattttgtaTATTTGATAATCTAAATTTATTACTTTTTTTATCAGAAAAAAGGTGAATATTATTGTCGCGCATTTAGTCTTTGAAATGGGTTTGGTTATGAGTTCGGTCAATTTCCTTGTTATTGCATATTGTGTATGTGTGATATGTTTGCTGTGTTATTCATAACACAATAATAAGACTGCATGTGCTTGAAATGATATTAAGGTGTATAAGCCTGTGTTTGTTGTACTATTATTTTAATTTGTATATGCAGGTGCTTAGATGTGTATCTTTTCTATTGCATTTGATGTGTATCTTTTCTATTACATTTTGTGTACAGAtgcaacaaaaaaataaaaaagaagtgTAAATAAACTAAAAAAGAAGTCAGCGGTTGTTCAGTTGAAGATTGAATTTGACGAGTTTGGCCAAGCTATTGGAAAAACCCAAGCTATTTTTTCGAGCAACATTGACGTATTAACTAGGAGCACTTGTGATTTCCTTGTAAAGGATTGGAAGCATGTGTCTCCTGATCAAAAACAAACTTTATGGAGCAAAATAAAGGTATTAAAATTTAAGATTTTGTttaattactttttatttatatatgttacaaCATTCAACACTTACATTAGATTACGTTATACAGGAACTTCATAATATTGAAGACGATTTTGCACGAAAAACAACACTGCAAAAATGCAACACAGCGTTTACGAGATTCAAGCACAAGTTAAGAACGTATATGGATGAAGGCAAGCTTCCTTATGTGGAAGTAAAAGATTACGATTTCATAACTCCAGAAAAATGGGAAAATTTTTATGAAATCGAAGATACGCCTGCTAGACGAGTAAGTGCTATTCAACCTGATTTGTATCAGGTTTGGAGGTACATTGTGATATTGTAACGCTTTGAAAAAGGCATTTAATCGCATTAAAACTGTGTAGGAACTAAGAGAAAAAGGTAGGAAAAATGCTTTacagaaagaaaaagaaaagtatGCTCGAGTTGGTCGTTCGGGATATCGTGGGAAAAAAGCACAATGGGATACAGAAGCAAATGATCCTCATAAACGTACACCATACCACAATATCGAAGATCCTGCAGCGAGGTATTACGTGCTGGGCAGGATGAAGCCGGATGACAAAGGAAAGACGGCAGTAGA
This window of the Rutidosis leptorrhynchoides isolate AG116_Rl617_1_P2 chromosome 7, CSIRO_AGI_Rlap_v1, whole genome shotgun sequence genome carries:
- the LOC139860133 gene encoding uncharacterized protein — translated: MVRMLLGREEIDRNTWMYEIGHATSEFMDSVDEFITVAETDQLEKGNTAVSYPCKKCKNARWYADSTDIKSHLIAHGFMRGYTCWSFHGESLADLNPSVSDNDTDNEEDSYNSDNNVNFDDMFDDLDMEDNVAEKYHDRLQQLFVDAEKPLYTGCMNFTKLSAVIQLVNLKSNNGWSDTSFTSLLELLNKMLPEGNELPVSTYQSKKLMFPMGLEIQRIHACPNDCMLYKNEDKDLHQCKVCGTSRYKRGKLTDNVDSDVSENGPPAKLLWYLPIIPRLKRLFANEKDAKLLRWHAEDRKNDGKMRYVADSHQWKNFDKDFEEFGDEICNIRFGLSSNVIIPFRDLSSHHSTWPILLCIYNIPPWLCMKRKYIMMSLLIQGPKQPGNDIDVYLQPLVDEMMELWSTGIHGKKACPICEENTHSIWLKNCKKSAFMGHRRELAENHPYRKKADLFDGTIEDRKLPPPLDGETTLSKVANINVVLGKKGFGPPKGIWKKKSIFWKLPYWKHLRVRHCIDVMHIEKNVCESLIGLLLNIPGKTKDGIKVRRDMELMNIRPELQPKDIDGRSTKFLPPACYTMSKVEKTKFCQCLHDIKVQSGYSANIRKLVSMKDLKLLGMKSHDCHVLMTHMIPIAIRGILPNRIRHTITKLCLFFNMIHSKVIDPDVLDEYQRDIILTLCELEMYFPPSFFDVMVHLVSHIVGEIKACGPVFLRYMYPFERYMGILKGYVRNLNRPEGSIVEGYASEEVIEFCTNYMDGFKSVGIPQSHHDGRLSGQGTLGHKTGYSNVADYQEAHFNVLQHTTSIDPFIQEHMSFLRQQNPKKSAKWLANQHKITFSEWLKDKVRRTLPNIDKTVEALGFAPKHVFQYQGYDINGYTFYTKAQDKKSNMEK